The genomic stretch AGGGCTGGTTCGAGGATTTTTTGTTCGACACCTTCCAAAGCAGGATGGAACGTGGCGCGCAACACTTCATGACGGCGGATGATCTCCGCGAGGCTGTTTTCAAGCGCTGTCAGGTTGAGCGATCCTTGCAGGCGGACGGCGCCTGGCATGTTGTAGACCGGATGGCCGGGCATCAGCTGGTCGAGAAACCACATGCGCAGTTGGGAGTAGGACAGCAGGCTGGCATCACCTGTGCGCGCAATCGGTTGGATCGCAGGTTGTGAAGACGAACTCTCCTCTTGACCGATCGCATCCAAGTAGGCGGCAAACTCGGTAAGGAGCGGTTTTTCAAACAGCTCATGGAGTGCCGCGTCCACAGCAAACTGTTGGCGTACGCGAGCGATCAGACGCGTTGCCAATAGCGAATGACCGCCCAAGGCGAAAAAGTTGTCATGGAGGCCGACCTGTTCCACGCCGAGCAGATCGGACCATAGGAGCGCCAAACGTTGCTCAGTCTCGGTGCGCGGCGCGATGTAAGCCGTGCTTGCCGATCCGGTCAAGTCTGGCATGGGTAGTGCCTTGCGGTCGATCTTGCCGTTCGGTGTCAAAGGCAACCGTTCCAGCATCACGAATGCGGACGGCACCATGTAGTCGGGCAGTTTTTGTTTGAGGCTGTTGCGCAGGTCGGAAGCGGTCGGTTGTTCGTCACCGCTCGACACGATATAGGCGGTGATACGCTGGTCGCCAGGCTGGTCTTCGCGCACGATGACGGTCACTTCCTGCACCTGCGGGTGTGCGGTGAGCACCGCTTCAATTTCGCCTAGTTCGATGCGGAAGCCGCGGACTTTGACTTGGTGGTCGATGCGTCCGAGGTAATCGAGCGAACCGTCCGGCAGGTAGCGCACCAGATCGCCCGTGCGGTACAGACGAGCCGAATCGGCAAACGGGCTGGCGATAAATTTCTCAGCCGTCAGCTCGGGTCGATTCAGATAGCCGCGAGCCAGTCCGGCACCACCGAGAAAAAGTTCGCCTGCGACCCCGAGCGGAACGGGTTGCAGTTCAGGGCTTAACACGTAGGTCAACGTGTTGGGCAGTGGACGACCGATCAAAGGCTGTCCTGTCAGGTCGCGCTCGATCAGCGCATAAGTCGAGTAGGTCGTGTCCTCCGTCGGGCCGTACAGGTTGTAGACTTTCGCCACCGTCGGCACGGCGTAAAGAGCCTGCACAAGCGACCCTTTGAGCGGCTCTCCGGCGAGGTTGATCACGCACGCGTTGGCGGGCAGAGCTTGCAGGCGGAGCAGTTCTGCGATCGCCGACGGCACGGTGTTGATCAGCGTCACTTCGTTTTGTGCAGCCAGTTCTGGCAGTTGCAACGCATTTTCGGCCAAGATGACGGTGCCGCCGCCTGCGAGTGGCACGAACAGTTCGAAGATCGACAGGTCGAAGCAGATCGACGTGGAAAAGAGCACGCCCGCATACTCGTCCGGCGTGTAGGTGTCGTGCGCCCAGTGGACGAGCGTCGCGGCGCTGTGATGCTCGATCGCCACGCCTTTTGGACGACCTGTCGAGCCGGACGTGTAGATCACATAGGCGAGGTCGTGCGGCTGTACGGTGGTGCGCAGATTCTCCGTCTTTTCCTGGGCCAGTTCGGCCGCGATCTGATCGACGCAGAGGATCGCACCGCCATGACCTGCCACGCGATCGAGATGGCGTTCTTCGGTCAACAGCACAGCGACGTTGGCATCTTCCAGCGTGAACAGCACGCGCTCGGTCGGATAGTTCGGGTCGAGCGGCACGTAGGCCGCACCCGCCTTTAATACGCCAAGCAGACAGGCGACCATGTCGGCCGAACGATTCATGTACAGGCCGACCAGCTTGTCCGGACCGATGCCCAGCGCGACCAAACGGTGCGCGATCCGATTGGCGCGGTCGTTCAGTTCGGCATAGCTCAGGCGCGTCTCACCAGCGATGAGCGCGACGGCAGTGGGCGTTTGTGCCGCTTGCCGTTCGACGAGCTGATGGAGGCAGAGATCCTGCGGGTAGGCGACGGCGGTGTCCGTGAAGGTGACCAGCAACAGTTCGCGTTCCGCTTCCGATAAAAAGGGAACTTCGGCGATCGAACGGTCTGGGTCTTGCAGCAACGCGGCGAGCAACGTGGAAAAATGACTGGACATCCGCTCGATGCTGGCCCGCTCGAACAGGTCGGTTTTGTATTCCAGTTCGCCGCGCAGACCGTCTGCCGTCTCGTTGATCGATAGCGTCAAGTCAAATTTGGCTGTGCCGCTCGTTAGTGGCAAGAGGCTCCATTCGAGTCCGACCAACTCCAAGTTGGCAAGCGGCGTGTTTTGCAAGACGAACATCACTTGGAACAGCGGCGACACGCTCAGGTCGCGTTCCGGCTGCAACTGTTCGACCAGCATTTCAAACGGGATCTCTTGGTGCTGATAGCTGGCAAGTGCAGACTTGCGCACGCGGCGCAAGACTTCTCGAAATGAGGGCGTTCCTGCCAAGTCGGTGCGCAACACCACATTGTTGACGAAAAAGCCGATCAGCCCTTCGACCTCTTCCGCATCGCGCCCCGCGACCGGAGTGCCGATTCGAATATCGGTCTGGCCGGACAAGCGGTACAACAGCGTTTGAAACGCGGCGGCCAGCACCATGAACGAGGTCGCATTTTCATGCTGACAAAGAGTTTGTAACGGCTCGTTCAGTTCGCGGGGGAGCGCAAATGTGATCGTATCCCCGCGCACGCTCGCTCCTGCCGGGCGCGGATGGTCGGTCGGCAGTTGCAGGGCGGTCGGTCGCTCGCCCAGTTCGTTTTTCCAAAATGCGAGCATGTCTTCGAGCGCCTCACCTTGCATCCATTCGCGTTGGTAGTGGGCGTAATCGGCGTATTGCACGGGCAGTTCTTCCAGCGGGGAAGGGACATCGCGCACGAACGCTTCGTAGAGCACAGACAGCTCGCGCACCAGCACTCCCATCGACCAGCCGTCGGAGATGATGTGGTGGAGGTTGAGGAGCAAGATGTGTTCCTCTTCCTCCAACTTGTACAAACTGGTGCAAAACAGCGGACCTTGGCTGAGGTCGAACGGCTGGCAGGCTGCGGCACGCACCGCTTCCCACATGCGTTCCTCGCGTTCGGTTGCGGGCAGAGCAGTTAGGTCGAACAGCGGCAGGTCGTGGTGACGGGCGCTCTTGACCACCTGCATCAGTTCCTCCTCCTGTAGGCGGAAGGTGGTGCGCAGCGTTTCATGACGGCGCACGATCTCTTGCAAGGCTTGCATCAGCGCCGCAGTGTGCAACACACCGCGCAGACGCAGCGCGGCCGGCATGTTGTACAGCGCCTGTCCTGGGGTCAATTGGTCGAGAAACCAGAGCCGCTGTTGGGCGAAGGAGGCAGGAAAAGCGTACGTTTCAATCGAGGGGATCATCGACGGTACCATCCTTTCAGAGTTGTGTTGAAGCGAGCCGCTTTACAGCGCGAGAGAGTTGACCGAGCGATTGTACGAGGTGAACACCGTCATGCCAATTGGCAGTCACACTCACTTTTCTTTCAATCAATGTAGTCGATTGAAAGGAAGGGCGTCAATCATTATTAGAAAATTCCATAATTTAAGTGTTGCTTGGTTTGTTGATCTCGTTTTAATGAAAATCAGAGGATGATTTCGCTGATACGCTCGGGCACGAGCGCATCGATTGCGCAGAACGAATTAAGAAGAATCGCGATTGGCTCAAAGCGTTTTGAACATCGATCACACACGATGAGTTCGATTTCAAATTCAGCAGGACCTCCATTAAATAAAAACAATGAATCCGTACTGGAACCTACCTATATAAATGTCGCGCTTTCCCGATTATAGCACTGCGCTGAAAATTTTGTATATCTATCGCGCCTCAAGAAAACAGCGCCCTTGCGGACTAGAGAGTAGGGAGGTGAGCAAGCATGTCGCTCGATCTGGTCTCACAGATCAAAAGCATCATGCGCTTCGTGGAAGAACAGTGCCCCGGCATTCCGCTACAAACGGAAAAAAGCCAGGCGGCCACTCTTGCCCCCGCCCTCTTAGCAGAGCATGTGCGCTCACAGGCCGCTCCGATGATGGCGACGGCACAGCAGGACATCGCGTACTGGAAGATCACCTTTTTCTCCCCCGATTATTGGGCGAGCAAAAAGGTGATCGGTGATCTGAAAGATGCGATTCAGCAGTTGCGCGAGATTCCTGCCTGCCTGTTCGACTTCAGTTTTCCAGCGCCTACCGGTGCGACGGCGACAGACGGTCATCTGCCCGCAGGCGTCTACCGCTTGCAGGTGACGGGAGTTGGTCGCGATGGGGCGGAGAGCTTGCCGAGTCAGCCAGTCGATGTGACCTTGGCCGAACCGGGCAGCATTCGGCTGACCATTCCGCGCTTGGAGCACGGGGTGGGCCCGTTCGTCAGCTACCGCGTCTATCTGGGCGGCGCGTTGGCGGGGGAGGTAGAGCAAGATGCGGTTGGCAACACCAGTTGTCAAGTCGCTGACTTGCCCGCGAACCATGCGGCCGCCCCGCCCGACACATCGGTGCTCTTGGAGCGCTTCTTCTATGTAGAAGACGTGCAGGCGGTCACGTTCGGTGAGCGAAACGAGCTGGGTCTCTTCGAAGGCATCGTCCGGCTGAAGACGCGGCTGACCATTCCGAAACGAGCCGTTTTTGCGGAAAAAGTAGCTCAAGTTTCGGCGGTCGTAGCGGCTACTAAGTAGGGAGGTGAGCACGATGGAACAGCTTCAAAACGAAACGGTGTTTCGACTTCAAGAGTTTTTGGAGATCGATTCGCATGAGGTGCTGCAGGTAGCACCGTTTGTTCTGAAAGGTGCGATTGCACATGCCGGATTGTCGGCAGATGACCAAGCGACATTGTCGCAGGTGAAACAAGCAGTTCAAGCGTTTTTGCAGGCTCCGGCGAAGTAAGCGGAGCGATAACTCTCGGAGGTGAAGGTAAGATGGCAGGAGGAAAATGGACGATTCTCGATACTCTCGATCCGTCTCAACGTTCTGGTTTTTATATTAACTTTGTGGCAGATGCTGCAGCCGGCGTACAAGCGGGTGTGCAAGGCATCGTCGCGATTCCGGTCACCGCGCCGTGGGGCCCGGAAGGTCAGCTGGTGAAAATCACCTCGGACCTGGAATTTGCTGCTACGTTCTCCAACCTGGAAGAAGGTTCGGCAGCTGCGTTGATTCTGCAGGCGCTCAAAGGCGGCGCCAGCACCGTGCTGGCCTACCGCATGGCGACTGGTGCCATGAAAGCGAAAGCGACGCTGAAAGAGGGCGCGGAAGATCTGGTCAAAGTGGATGCGAAATACAGCGGTGCCTACGGCAACCGTTTGACTTTGTCGATCAACGGCTCGCTGGCCGACGCATCGGAGAAAGAATTTAAAATCTACGATGGCGCGAAACTGCTGGAGAAGTATGCGTTTGACGGCACCGCTACTGGGCTGGTCGCAACAGTTGGCAATAACTCCAAATATGTGGTGCTCAGCAAAGTGGCAGACGGCACGTTCAGCACGATCGCCAACCAACCGCTGACGGGCGGCGTTTCCGGGCTTACGGTGACCAACTCCGAGTATATGGATGCGTTTGCGGTGTTTGAAGGGCACGCGTATGAGTTTAACATCCTCACCATCGGTTCTGGCGAATCCTCGCTACAGCAGTCGGCAGCAGAGTTTATCCGCCGTCTGCGCGGGGAAGGCCATTTTGTCCAATTGGTGCTCGGTCATGGCGAAGCGGATGAATTTGATGCGGCGAAGGCGGCAGCATTGAACCTGAACCATGAAGGCATCGTCTATCACAACATCGGGGTCAAACTGGCAGGTTCGGAGCTGACTCCGGCCGAATTCTCGGGCCGGATCGCCGGGATGATCGCCGGAGCGGGCCCGGATGCTTCGATCACCTATGCGCAGGTGCGTGACATCGATAGTCTGACCAATATGCTCAACCACAACCAAGTCCGCGAAGCGAACAAAGCAGGTCTGGTCACTGCCTTCTATGACGGTGAAATCTACCGCATCGAAAAAGGCATCAACACCTTGACCTCCTATTCTGAAAGCCAGCACGAAGGCTACAGCAAAATCAAAAACATCTCCGTGCTCGATGCGATCGGCAATGCGCTGACCATCTCGGCGAACAAAAACTACATCGGCAAAGTGCTCAACGATGTGGTGGGCCGCGACGCCCTGCTCGGCGCAATCCGTGCGGCGTTTGACATCTTCGAACAAGGCCGCCTGATCCAAAAAGGCTCTCTGGTCGGCCTTGACCCGACCCGTCCATCGGTGGGCGACCAAGTGTTCCTCGACCTTCGCGTCACCCCGATCGACGCGATGGAAGAAATCTATACAACCATTCGAGTGGGCCGCTAACAGCGGTCCGCTCTCATCTTAGGAGGGTGATCTAACATGGCGATGAACGCGGGCTACGCGATCAACGGTTCCTTCGGCACACTGTACGAAGGCGATACCTTTATGGCGAACTGTAAGAAAGTTGAAGCAAAAGTGACGATCGATAAAGAGGAGCTCAAGCTCTCATCCACCCGCCGCACCGGCTTCAAGTCGAAAGGCGTCAAAGGCGAAGGTACGCTGGGCCTGTACAAAGTGGACAGCAAATTTTTGGAGCGTGTCACTTCTTACATGAGCAATGAGCGCTCGGTGCAGTTTGTCGGCCAACTCCTCGTCGTGCTCGACGATCCGGAATCGCTCGGCGTGGAGAAAGTGCTGTTGAAAAATGTCAAGTTCTGGGAAGTCAACTTCGGTTGGTCGCTCGACACGATCTTGGA from Tumebacillus algifaecis encodes the following:
- a CDS encoding non-ribosomal peptide synthetase encodes the protein MIPSIETYAFPASFAQQRLWFLDQLTPGQALYNMPAALRLRGVLHTAALMQALQEIVRRHETLRTTFRLQEEELMQVVKSARHHDLPLFDLTALPATEREERMWEAVRAAACQPFDLSQGPLFCTSLYKLEEEEHILLLNLHHIISDGWSMGVLVRELSVLYEAFVRDVPSPLEELPVQYADYAHYQREWMQGEALEDMLAFWKNELGERPTALQLPTDHPRPAGASVRGDTITFALPRELNEPLQTLCQHENATSFMVLAAAFQTLLYRLSGQTDIRIGTPVAGRDAEEVEGLIGFFVNNVVLRTDLAGTPSFREVLRRVRKSALASYQHQEIPFEMLVEQLQPERDLSVSPLFQVMFVLQNTPLANLELVGLEWSLLPLTSGTAKFDLTLSINETADGLRGELEYKTDLFERASIERMSSHFSTLLAALLQDPDRSIAEVPFLSEAERELLLVTFTDTAVAYPQDLCLHQLVERQAAQTPTAVALIAGETRLSYAELNDRANRIAHRLVALGIGPDKLVGLYMNRSADMVACLLGVLKAGAAYVPLDPNYPTERVLFTLEDANVAVLLTEERHLDRVAGHGGAILCVDQIAAELAQEKTENLRTTVQPHDLAYVIYTSGSTGRPKGVAIEHHSAATLVHWAHDTYTPDEYAGVLFSTSICFDLSIFELFVPLAGGGTVILAENALQLPELAAQNEVTLINTVPSAIAELLRLQALPANACVINLAGEPLKGSLVQALYAVPTVAKVYNLYGPTEDTTYSTYALIERDLTGQPLIGRPLPNTLTYVLSPELQPVPLGVAGELFLGGAGLARGYLNRPELTAEKFIASPFADSARLYRTGDLVRYLPDGSLDYLGRIDHQVKVRGFRIELGEIEAVLTAHPQVQEVTVIVREDQPGDQRITAYIVSSGDEQPTASDLRNSLKQKLPDYMVPSAFVMLERLPLTPNGKIDRKALPMPDLTGSASTAYIAPRTETEQRLALLWSDLLGVEQVGLHDNFFALGGHSLLATRLIARVRQQFAVDAALHELFEKPLLTEFAAYLDAIGQEESSSSQPAIQPIARTGDASLLSYSQLRMWFLDQLMPGHPVYNMPGAVRLQGSLNLTALENSLAEIIRRHEVLRATFHPALEGVEQKILEPALRLAQIDVSREPAETREQAAIKAAEEEAKRPFDLAVGPLLRTTLVKLDDLDHLLVITFHHIISDGWSIGLFVGELIALCEAFVAGQPSPLTELAVQYADFANWQHERLASDVLHNQLPYWKEQLAGELPIMQLPFDHPRPAVQSYTGRMHRFTLPAALTEQLYSLSRQEGVTLFMTLLTAFNALLHHNTGQTDLLVGSPVAGRGQPELEELIGFFVNTLVLRTDLTGNPSFLELLGRVKQTTLGAYANQDVPFEKLVEELQPARDMSHAPLFQVMFALQNAPLPEFRLSDMTLRRLDLDSGTTKFDLTLFVEEQNDVLNAAFEYNTDLFATETVERLAIQFSTLLEQIVTQPTTPIGELSLLREGQRQQLLVQWNETASGYPQLTLPQLVEAQAAQTPDQIALVYGEQRLTYEELNGRANRLAHLLQQKGIRTETLVGICLERTPQLVVAILAVLKAGGAYVPLDPNYPPERILYTLEDADVSLLITQENLTDRFAEHRGETLCIDAIGADLLAMSGANPTSDAAPHHLAYVIYTSGSTGRPKGVAIEHHSASTLVHWAKDQYTADEYAGMLFSTSICFDLSIFEMFVPLSWGGKIILAENALQLPELPARNEVTLINTVPSAIAELLRAQALPANARVLNLAGEPLNGQLVQALYAVPTVAKVYNLYGPSEDTTYSTFALVERHTVHPKIGRPLPDTLAYILNPQLQPVPIGVAGELYLGGDGLARGYLNRPDLTAERFIENPFVAGGRLYRTGDSVRYLPDGTLDYLGRIDHQVKVRGFRIELGEIEAVLLAHPQVQEATVIVREDQPGDQRITAYTVSAGDNRPSADDLRQSLKNRLPEYMVPQAIVMLDALPMTPNGKVDRKALPAPERTRADLATEFVAPRNPIEAQLATIWSELLGVAEIGVHDNFFTLGGHSLLATKLITRVRGHFQVEIKMLSLFGAATIAQLAALIESSATAPVADAAPSEPEIGFALTKRTRTAHREKK
- a CDS encoding phage tail tube protein; the encoded protein is MAMNAGYAINGSFGTLYEGDTFMANCKKVEAKVTIDKEELKLSSTRRTGFKSKGVKGEGTLGLYKVDSKFLERVTSYMSNERSVQFVGQLLVVLDDPESLGVEKVLLKNVKFWEVNFGWSLDTILEEEIPFTFEDIQISSAIKGDSTKAR
- a CDS encoding phage tail sheath subtilisin-like domain-containing protein, giving the protein MAGGKWTILDTLDPSQRSGFYINFVADAAAGVQAGVQGIVAIPVTAPWGPEGQLVKITSDLEFAATFSNLEEGSAAALILQALKGGASTVLAYRMATGAMKAKATLKEGAEDLVKVDAKYSGAYGNRLTLSINGSLADASEKEFKIYDGAKLLEKYAFDGTATGLVATVGNNSKYVVLSKVADGTFSTIANQPLTGGVSGLTVTNSEYMDAFAVFEGHAYEFNILTIGSGESSLQQSAAEFIRRLRGEGHFVQLVLGHGEADEFDAAKAAALNLNHEGIVYHNIGVKLAGSELTPAEFSGRIAGMIAGAGPDASITYAQVRDIDSLTNMLNHNQVREANKAGLVTAFYDGEIYRIEKGINTLTSYSESQHEGYSKIKNISVLDAIGNALTISANKNYIGKVLNDVVGRDALLGAIRAAFDIFEQGRLIQKGSLVGLDPTRPSVGDQVFLDLRVTPIDAMEEIYTTIRVGR